TGGCCGCCGCCCGGGAACGGGCTGCCGTCATGGCTGCCGAAGCGGAAAAGGCCTATGCGGAGCGCAAGCGGGCCGGCTATGAGGACGGCCTTATGGAAGGCCGCATGGAGCAGGCCGAAAAGATGATGGAAACGGCCATGCAGGCCGTGGAATATATCGAGGGGGTGGAAGCCAAGCTCGTGGGAGTGGTGACGTCCGCCGTGCGCAAGATCATCGGCGAGCTGGACGACCGGGAATGCACGGTGCGCGTGGTGCGCAACGCCCTGAACGCCGTGCGCAGCCAGCAGCGTGTGCTCATCCGTGTCTCGCCTGACGACAAGGACGCGGTGCGGGCCTCGCTGGCGGCCATGATCTCGTCCGCTCCCAATGGCGCCACTTTTCTGGACGTGACGGCCGACCCCCGCATGAAGCCCGGGGACTGCATTCTGGAATGCGAGCTGGGGGTCGTGGACGCCAGCCTGGAGACCCAGCTCAAGGCCATAGAGCACGCTTTGCTGGGCAA
This is a stretch of genomic DNA from Desulfovibrio piger. It encodes these proteins:
- a CDS encoding HrpE/YscL family type III secretion apparatus protein, producing the protein MGAVFRLTGNTVMPAPGVRVLRAADYARLVEANDVLAAARERAAVMAAEAEKAYAERKRAGYEDGLMEGRMEQAEKMMETAMQAVEYIEGVEAKLVGVVTSAVRKIIGELDDRECTVRVVRNALNAVRSQQRVLIRVSPDDKDAVRASLAAMISSAPNGATFLDVTADPRMKPGDCILECELGVVDASLETQLKAIEHALLGKIRES